Proteins encoded within one genomic window of [Limnothrix rosea] IAM M-220:
- a CDS encoding DUF3488 and DUF4129 domain-containing transglutaminase family protein, giving the protein MTSKPTPSQTKPTFTQLFAQLRNLPKPTPEESKILRTLVQILVIIGIIATDIASQWSLRWFNLPVSIFAVPLTIVAGLWSWKSRKDSNVGVKFLIAIGMLAMLLLFFRNLYANFNDTRLVLAELLIQLQILHGFDMPRRKDLGYSMVIGLILIGVAGTVSQSLAFAPFLLLFLAIALPVLVLDYRSRLGLESLEKLIWQRRSSQKSIRKNLLQYSPLSPKRLGAILGIVLVLGMGIFAVMPRFPGYQLSTLPVSLPNDAPANQRFNNTNRSLANPGYESRNNDDSGGTGGATFDDGNAGGGDGEGDGLQGGSPVEGKGELNKTEYYGFNDKINQNLRGEMDKVLVMRVRSQAPGYWRVMAFDHYTGQGWEVTDAGNLSLTERSRWGGRFFLSPLIPPTVRTKKIIQSYSAVKSLPNIVPAMTYPSELYFPTQEIGRDRLGNLRSPLGLLEGLTYTVVSEVPYRDRAKLAESGSEYPELITDKYLQVPPEIEEKVREVAEDILSRSNSEITIPYEKALYLAQGLKQRFPTAQEVPFFEEGEDLVESFLFKYQGGYADHYATVLTIMLRSIGIPARFATGFGEGEFNPFTGYYLVHNTDAHAVTEAYFPGQGWFTFDPLPGHEIVPTSFEDAGAFNVVTWFWEWVASWLPPPIVGFFEGLWKTSLEIIGYVIIRVWRFVSGSLVGTIVGAIAASFVGMGIWFSIKQIRGWLGRRKFARLPQMEQLYQQMLAQLKLKGDGKKDSQTPSEFLGRVKHHYQPEAVGIITEITDAYLSWRYGGQAVDTTYLQTQLNLLQRHLKRLKV; this is encoded by the coding sequence ATGACATCTAAGCCCACGCCGTCCCAAACAAAACCGACATTTACCCAGCTTTTTGCTCAACTTCGTAATCTGCCAAAACCAACACCAGAGGAATCAAAAATTCTGCGGACATTGGTGCAGATCCTCGTCATTATCGGGATTATTGCCACTGATATCGCTTCCCAGTGGTCATTACGTTGGTTTAATTTGCCGGTCAGTATTTTTGCCGTCCCCCTCACCATTGTGGCTGGGTTATGGAGTTGGAAAAGCAGAAAGGATTCAAATGTTGGTGTCAAATTTCTCATTGCCATTGGGATGCTGGCAATGTTGCTATTGTTTTTTCGCAATCTCTATGCCAACTTTAACGACACTCGTCTCGTTTTAGCGGAGCTGTTGATTCAGCTACAGATCCTTCACGGTTTTGATATGCCGCGCCGTAAGGATTTAGGTTATTCGATGGTGATCGGCCTCATTCTCATAGGGGTGGCGGGGACAGTGTCACAGTCGCTAGCTTTTGCGCCTTTTCTGTTGTTATTTTTGGCGATCGCCCTGCCCGTTTTAGTCTTAGATTATCGCTCAAGACTTGGCCTAGAAAGCCTAGAAAAACTCATTTGGCAGCGCCGCAGTAGCCAAAAAAGTATCCGCAAAAACCTATTGCAATACTCCCCCCTATCTCCCAAACGATTGGGCGCAATTTTAGGAATTGTTCTGGTTTTAGGGATGGGGATTTTTGCAGTGATGCCCCGCTTTCCCGGCTATCAGCTCAGTACTTTGCCCGTTAGTTTACCCAATGACGCTCCGGCTAATCAAAGGTTTAACAATACAAATCGCAGTCTGGCGAACCCCGGTTACGAAAGTCGCAATAATGATGACAGCGGTGGTACTGGCGGTGCAACATTTGATGATGGTAATGCCGGCGGTGGTGACGGCGAAGGGGACGGTTTACAAGGCGGTAGCCCCGTCGAAGGCAAAGGCGAACTGAATAAAACCGAATATTACGGCTTTAACGACAAGATCAATCAAAATCTCCGTGGTGAGATGGATAAGGTTTTGGTTATGCGAGTGCGATCGCAGGCTCCGGGCTATTGGCGCGTCATGGCCTTTGACCACTACACCGGACAGGGCTGGGAGGTTACCGATGCGGGTAATTTGAGCCTAACGGAGCGATCCCGGTGGGGAGGGCGTTTTTTCCTATCGCCGCTCATTCCGCCCACTGTCCGTACAAAAAAAATCATTCAAAGTTACTCAGCGGTTAAGTCTTTGCCAAATATTGTCCCGGCGATGACCTATCCTTCTGAGCTGTATTTTCCGACCCAAGAAATTGGTCGCGATCGCCTCGGAAATTTGCGATCGCCTTTAGGTTTATTAGAAGGTTTAACCTATACCGTCGTCTCGGAAGTCCCCTACCGCGATCGCGCTAAATTAGCAGAATCCGGCTCTGAGTATCCTGAACTCATTACCGATAAATACTTGCAAGTGCCGCCGGAAATTGAAGAGAAAGTGCGGGAAGTTGCCGAAGACATTTTGTCCCGCTCCAATAGCGAAATTACCATTCCCTACGAAAAAGCGCTGTATCTCGCTCAAGGTTTGAAGCAAAGATTTCCGACGGCGCAGGAAGTACCTTTCTTTGAAGAGGGAGAAGATCTCGTTGAGTCGTTTTTATTTAAATATCAAGGGGGCTACGCTGACCATTACGCCACGGTGTTAACCATTATGTTGCGCTCAATCGGGATTCCGGCGCGATTTGCCACAGGCTTTGGTGAAGGTGAATTTAATCCTTTTACTGGCTATTATTTAGTACACAACACCGATGCCCACGCCGTAACAGAGGCTTATTTTCCGGGTCAGGGCTGGTTTACGTTTGATCCACTACCCGGCCATGAAATTGTGCCGACTTCCTTTGAAGATGCAGGGGCTTTTAATGTTGTGACATGGTTTTGGGAGTGGGTCGCCAGCTGGTTGCCGCCACCAATTGTTGGCTTTTTTGAAGGTCTCTGGAAAACCAGTCTTGAGATTATTGGCTATGTGATTATTCGTGTCTGGCGCTTTGTTTCTGGCAGTCTTGTCGGCACTATTGTGGGGGCGATCGCCGCCTCATTTGTCGGGATGGGTATTTGGTTCTCGATCAAACAAATTCGTGGCTGGCTCGGTCGTCGTAAATTTGCCCGTCTCCCTCAGATGGAACAGCTTTATCAACAGATGTTGGCGCAACTAAAATTAAAAGGCGATGGCAAAAAAGATAGCCAGACCCCGTCAGAATTTTTAGGAAGAGTAAAACACCATTACCAACCAGAAGCGGTCGGCATCATTACCGAAATCACCGATGCCTATTTAAGCTGGCGCTATGGTGGACAAGCTGTAGATACTACATATCTACAAACCCAGCTCAATCTCTTGCAAAGACATCTAAAACGCTTGAAAGTCTGA
- a CDS encoding GNAT family N-acetyltransferase, with protein sequence MDRALLLRFLHRSYCEFYPDTGFEHLQNTLQNYFTAATPLWWVRNSAGVAVGCLWLGNSIDQIRGDRHSHIFLIYVLPDYRRRGLGSALMQTAEDYAKSRGDRHITLQVFTANETAQALYQKREFQPYSLLMKKSFS encoded by the coding sequence GTGGATCGAGCTTTACTCCTCAGATTTTTGCATCGTAGTTACTGTGAATTTTATCCGGATACGGGCTTTGAACATTTACAAAATACGCTCCAAAATTATTTCACAGCGGCTACGCCGTTATGGTGGGTAAGAAATTCTGCGGGTGTTGCCGTCGGTTGTCTTTGGCTCGGCAATAGTATTGATCAAATTAGGGGCGATCGCCACAGCCATATTTTTTTGATTTATGTGCTGCCAGACTATCGTCGCCGGGGCCTCGGTTCCGCTTTAATGCAAACCGCTGAAGATTACGCCAAATCGCGCGGCGATCGCCACATTACCCTACAGGTGTTTACCGCCAATGAAACCGCCCAAGCCCTCTACCAAAAACGAGAATTTCAACCCTATTCACTTCTAATGAAAAAGTCTTTCTCCTAA
- a CDS encoding YgfZ/GcvT domain-containing protein: protein MTPLLTYHQQQGAILNESGSTVMSFGTDAQVSEALTTGCVIGDRSHWGLLKFTGGDRQRYLHNQSTNQIQQLQPGQSCDTVLVNSTARTIDLATVHIFQDELWLAVSPSKTEFLVEWFDRFLFPMDKVEITNITGQFNVLTLYGAEAKNILTKLTETPLQTFPDQGHQAIAINNIEVICATGTDLGFEGFTLFVPTENAVDIWQKITELGAIPMGETAWEKQRIHQGRPAPNTELTDDYNPLEAGLWSCISFDKGCYIGQETIARLNTYKGVKQRLFGLKLAAVVAPGAKLTVDGDRAGVITSVDPEDKFALGYVRTKSGDVGSIVTTEENITAEVVALPYLSHDYPEP from the coding sequence ATGACTCCACTGCTTACGTATCATCAACAGCAAGGCGCAATTCTGAATGAATCTGGTAGTACTGTCATGAGCTTCGGTACCGATGCTCAGGTTAGTGAAGCCTTGACAACCGGGTGTGTGATTGGCGATCGCAGTCATTGGGGTCTTTTGAAATTTACGGGCGGCGATCGCCAAAGATATCTCCACAACCAAAGCACCAACCAAATTCAACAACTCCAACCCGGACAAAGTTGCGACACCGTTTTAGTGAATTCCACTGCCCGTACCATTGATCTCGCGACAGTCCATATTTTTCAAGACGAATTGTGGTTGGCCGTTTCCCCCAGCAAAACCGAGTTTTTAGTGGAATGGTTTGACCGATTTCTATTTCCGATGGATAAAGTCGAAATCACAAATATTACCGGGCAGTTTAATGTGCTGACTTTGTATGGTGCTGAAGCGAAAAATATTTTGACTAAACTCACTGAAACACCCTTGCAGACATTTCCCGATCAAGGACATCAGGCGATCGCCATTAACAATATCGAGGTGATTTGCGCGACGGGAACTGATCTGGGTTTTGAAGGCTTTACTTTATTTGTTCCGACTGAAAATGCTGTCGATATTTGGCAAAAAATCACCGAGCTTGGCGCAATCCCAATGGGAGAAACCGCTTGGGAGAAACAGCGCATTCACCAAGGACGACCAGCCCCCAACACAGAACTCACAGACGATTACAACCCCCTAGAAGCAGGACTTTGGTCTTGCATTTCCTTCGATAAAGGCTGTTACATCGGCCAAGAAACCATCGCCCGCCTCAATACCTACAAAGGCGTTAAACAGCGATTATTTGGTTTGAAATTAGCAGCAGTTGTCGCCCCCGGCGCAAAATTAACCGTTGACGGCGATCGCGCTGGCGTAATTACAAGTGTTGACCCAGAGGACAAATTTGCCCTCGGTTATGTCCGTACCAAAAGCGGCGATGTCGGCTCCATAGTTACAACAGAAGAAAACATTACCGCTGAAGTCGTTGCACTGCCTTACCTCAGCCACGACTATCCAGAGCCTTAA
- a CDS encoding ATP-binding protein, with amino-acid sequence MTLNDATQPTTSTPPSPAIAPYAKELKQLRRQHQLILNAVGEGVYGLDLDGNVTFVNPAAAQMIDWPPSELIGKSMHAVMHHSHADQSTYAREACPIYAALKDGSTHRVMDEVFWRKDGSCFPVEYISTPMRDEEGTIIGAVVTFRDITQRRWAEQILEQANEELERKILERTKKLQQANQQLRELSEMRSRFIAMVCHEFRNPLNNITLSVSSLKRYDSHLSVEEKANYLSSINTNVERMIHIIDDILVIGRIEAKVLEVKPKPLDVVSFCRELLAEGDFSRQQYPIEFSCRNRQIMMNIDERLLRSIVSNLLSNALHYTDPKKPIYLKISKWRNTLSIKVQDEGIGITAEDKKFIFEPFHRGHNVSNIPGTGLGLNIVKQFVELLGGSIHISSRVNAGTNFTVKLPL; translated from the coding sequence ATGACCTTAAACGATGCCACACAACCAACGACATCGACTCCACCGTCACCGGCGATCGCCCCCTATGCCAAAGAACTAAAACAGTTACGCCGTCAACATCAGCTAATTTTAAACGCAGTGGGAGAAGGCGTATATGGCCTAGATCTCGACGGCAATGTCACCTTCGTCAATCCAGCCGCAGCACAAATGATTGATTGGCCACCAAGTGAGCTAATTGGCAAATCCATGCATGCTGTCATGCACCACTCCCACGCCGACCAAAGCACCTATGCCCGCGAAGCCTGCCCCATTTATGCCGCCTTAAAAGATGGCAGTACCCACCGTGTGATGGACGAAGTATTTTGGCGCAAAGATGGCAGCTGTTTTCCTGTGGAATATATCAGCACCCCCATGCGAGACGAAGAAGGTACCATCATCGGCGCAGTAGTAACCTTCCGAGATATTACCCAGAGACGTTGGGCCGAACAAATTCTTGAACAAGCAAATGAAGAACTTGAACGCAAAATCCTAGAGCGCACAAAAAAATTACAACAGGCAAATCAACAACTACGAGAACTTAGTGAAATGCGATCCCGTTTCATCGCCATGGTTTGCCATGAATTTCGTAACCCCCTCAATAACATCACACTTTCCGTTTCATCTTTAAAACGTTACGACTCACACCTATCTGTTGAAGAAAAAGCAAATTATTTATCTAGTATCAACACCAATGTGGAGCGGATGATCCACATTATTGACGATATTTTAGTGATTGGCCGCATCGAAGCCAAGGTTTTAGAAGTAAAACCAAAGCCCTTAGATGTTGTTAGTTTTTGTCGTGAATTACTAGCAGAAGGTGATTTTTCAAGACAACAATATCCCATCGAATTTAGCTGTCGTAATCGTCAAATTATGATGAATATTGACGAGCGCCTACTACGATCTATTGTGAGCAATTTGCTATCCAATGCCCTCCATTATACTGATCCTAAAAAACCAATTTATCTAAAAATAAGTAAATGGCGAAATACCTTATCCATTAAAGTTCAAGATGAAGGCATTGGTATTACAGCGGAAGATAAAAAATTTATTTTTGAGCCATTTCACCGCGGACATAATGTTAGTAATATCCCCGGCACTGGTTTGGGATTAAATATTGTCAAACAGTTTGTTGAACTGCTCGGCGGCAGTATCCACATTTCTAGTCGCGTTAATGCAGGGACAAATTTTACGGTTAAGTTGCCTCTGTAA
- a CDS encoding 4'-phosphopantetheinyl transferase family protein codes for MSLSVEYWFVDLQNSEQQSEKLFSLLNGDEKIRAKCFKFQELQHKFIVGRGCLRQILGFYLHQDPAKLNFFYNQYGKPKLNKISFNFSHTKQYAFCGVVQKEAIAIGVDIEARERRNNVLALAKRFFHSDEYIYLEQIKAEKRQATFLQIWTAKEAYLKAKGVGLQGGLDRFKVQLEPEPKIITPEKLDWSLKIFSKDSDHCQAIAVNYPDCDYINRGFWN; via the coding sequence ATGTCTTTATCTGTTGAATATTGGTTCGTTGATTTACAGAATTCAGAACAGCAGTCAGAAAAGCTCTTTTCTTTACTTAATGGTGATGAAAAAATAAGGGCAAAGTGTTTTAAGTTTCAAGAGTTGCAGCATAAATTTATTGTCGGTCGCGGTTGTTTGCGACAAATTTTAGGTTTTTATCTCCATCAAGATCCCGCAAAATTAAATTTTTTTTATAATCAATATGGAAAACCAAAGCTAAATAAGATTTCCTTTAATTTTTCCCATACTAAACAGTATGCATTCTGTGGTGTCGTGCAAAAAGAGGCGATCGCCATCGGCGTAGATATCGAGGCAAGGGAAAGACGTAATAATGTTTTAGCTTTAGCGAAACGTTTTTTTCATAGTGATGAATACATTTATCTAGAACAGATAAAAGCAGAAAAAAGACAAGCAACTTTTTTGCAGATCTGGACAGCAAAGGAAGCATATCTTAAGGCGAAAGGAGTCGGCTTACAGGGAGGATTAGATCGTTTTAAAGTTCAGCTGGAGCCAGAGCCTAAAATTATTACTCCAGAAAAACTTGATTGGTCCTTAAAGATTTTTTCAAAGGATTCTGACCATTGTCAGGCGATCGCCGTTAATTATCCCGACTGTGATTATATTAATCGTGGCTTTTGGAATTAG
- the petL gene encoding cytochrome b6-f complex subunit PetL (Ycf7; cytochrome b6-f complex subunit 6; with PetG, PetM and PetN makes up the small subunit of the cytochrome b6-f complex; cytochrome b6-f mediates electron transfer between photosystem II and photosystem I), producing MASAIIPFAGYILVFTGIALAGFIGLRSANII from the coding sequence ATGGCTTCTGCAATTATTCCTTTTGCTGGCTACATTCTTGTTTTCACTGGAATTGCCCTTGCTGGTTTCATTGGCTTGCGCTCTGCGAACATCATTTAA